The Pirellulales bacterium genome has a segment encoding these proteins:
- a CDS encoding carboxypeptidase-like regulatory domain-containing protein: MQRAPLCGLSVLAMLVASYSCGVFAAEPGPDPNKLIGRLVDAQGQPIAGAQVSQHDITCRPISAALPIITDSAGNFELPSTPGAPLHVAELAALAVVTAAGNYFEVNTPVMPEAAGRIEIPIPTLLTAQAKAPDKVGIGELAGVVVDQDGNPLADVEVHPWDWYPRYRTKTNKDGVFRVPLLGRGAKVEVRFKKEGFSPETFIHAPTGTPGWVVALGKETSISGTVRDADGKPAAGALIRANQGPKSADGVMITTIWTETKSDDQGRYQLFLQPDVYELLIRTPEQGVLHQTNVVVARGSAERDLELAAGVAFRAVVVDAQTEEPVAGVRLWNRQHKDVEGRSNADGLVIIPGMLPGTFEFSIDAPSYRRWWSEEAKSPWNRRSVAKPELKWQRNFDHLDFDLRPGMPTAKIFVEKGVRIRGRVVDPDGRPVAGATAAPALTGSGNSLTGDTRFSVPTKADGSFEMLLPASNDAQYNLVAHDGKYEEWRKWANGVLPPFTTVPGQEIDDVEIRLTRGATVRGQVVDAKGKPVPFCEVRAHAADLLENRYYDPTVKTGANGKFELMFIRPGKQFIQCAPLFLLARDAPAKSSVELKLAEGQSVDDVELVTGGPPAQLQLK; the protein is encoded by the coding sequence ATGCAACGTGCGCCGCTTTGTGGACTGTCGGTCCTGGCTATGCTGGTAGCGTCCTACTCATGCGGCGTTTTTGCCGCTGAGCCGGGCCCCGATCCGAATAAGCTGATTGGCCGGTTGGTCGATGCCCAGGGCCAACCGATCGCCGGCGCTCAGGTTTCGCAACACGATATCACCTGCCGCCCCATCTCCGCAGCGCTGCCGATCATCACCGATAGCGCCGGTAACTTCGAACTGCCCTCGACCCCCGGAGCGCCTTTGCACGTCGCTGAATTGGCTGCGCTTGCGGTCGTGACCGCGGCGGGCAATTACTTCGAAGTCAACACGCCCGTGATGCCCGAGGCGGCTGGCCGAATTGAAATTCCGATCCCCACGCTATTGACGGCGCAGGCCAAGGCGCCCGACAAGGTGGGCATTGGCGAATTGGCGGGCGTGGTCGTCGATCAGGACGGAAATCCGCTCGCGGATGTCGAAGTACACCCGTGGGATTGGTACCCGCGCTACCGCACGAAGACCAACAAGGACGGCGTCTTTCGCGTTCCGCTATTAGGGCGCGGGGCCAAGGTGGAAGTCCGCTTCAAGAAAGAGGGATTCTCGCCCGAGACGTTTATTCACGCACCGACCGGCACGCCCGGCTGGGTCGTCGCGCTCGGCAAAGAAACATCGATCTCGGGCACCGTGCGCGATGCCGACGGAAAACCGGCCGCCGGCGCTTTGATTCGCGCCAATCAGGGACCGAAGTCGGCTGACGGGGTGATGATCACGACAATCTGGACCGAAACCAAGAGCGACGATCAGGGCCGCTATCAGCTTTTTCTGCAGCCTGACGTCTACGAACTGCTGATCAGGACCCCCGAGCAAGGCGTCCTGCACCAGACCAACGTGGTGGTCGCGCGCGGCTCCGCCGAGCGCGACCTGGAGCTGGCTGCGGGCGTTGCATTTCGCGCCGTCGTTGTCGACGCGCAAACCGAGGAACCGGTCGCCGGCGTTCGACTGTGGAATCGGCAGCACAAGGACGTCGAAGGCCGCTCGAATGCCGATGGCCTGGTGATCATACCTGGCATGCTCCCCGGTACATTCGAGTTCAGCATCGACGCTCCCAGCTATCGTCGCTGGTGGAGCGAGGAAGCGAAGAGCCCTTGGAACCGGCGCTCGGTTGCCAAGCCGGAACTGAAGTGGCAGCGAAATTTCGACCACCTCGATTTCGATCTGCGACCCGGCATGCCGACGGCCAAAATCTTCGTCGAGAAGGGGGTGCGCATCCGCGGGCGCGTGGTCGACCCCGACGGTCGGCCGGTCGCCGGCGCAACCGCGGCGCCGGCCCTGACGGGCAGTGGCAACTCGCTGACGGGCGACACGCGTTTCAGCGTACCAACCAAGGCCGACGGCAGTTTTGAAATGCTACTGCCGGCCAGCAATGACGCGCAATACAACCTGGTTGCCCACGACGGCAAATACGAGGAGTGGCGCAAATGGGCCAACGGTGTCTTGCCGCCGTTCACGACCGTGCCGGGACAGGAAATCGACGACGTCGAAATCCGACTCACCCGCGGCGCCACGGTGCGCGGCCAAGTGGTCGATGCCAAGGGCAAGCCGGTCCCATTCTGCGAGGTGCGGGCTCACGCGGCTGACCTCTTGGAAAATCGATATTACGATCCCACGGTCAAAACCGGCGCCAACGGCAAATTCGAGCTCATGTTCATTCGTCCCGGCAAACAGTTCATTCAATGCGCCCCGCTGTTCCTGCTCGCTCGGGACGCGCCCGCCAAATCGAGCGTGGAGTTGAAGCTCGCCGAAGGACAATCGGTCGACGACGTCGAGCTGGTGACCGGCGGCCCGCCGGCGCAACTGCAGCTGAAATAA
- a CDS encoding PQQ-binding-like beta-propeller repeat protein: protein MRVLSLLLAVCACAVPTLAAENWPEFRGPRGDGTSTSVGLPTEWSETEHIKWKTPIHDRGWSSPVIWNQQIWLTTATRDGKQLFAVCVDRDTGKITHDLLLFEIAEPQFCHAFNSYASPTPAIEEGRVYVHFGSAGTACIDTETGKTLWTRQDLPCNHFRGAGSSPILYGNLLVVAYDGFDFNYVVAFDKRTGKTAWQRDRNIAYENDDGDQHKAYCTAQIIEVDGRPQLVYPSAGATIAYEPNTGEEIWRVQHGGMNAAARPLFGNGRLYLNTADGGFKLFALRTGGTGDVTDTHVEWKCKEGVPSRPSQLLIGERIFMVHDRGVATCLDANTGKPIWQKRLGGDFSASPVSAAGKIYFPSQDGRTFVVAADDNFQLLATNTLDIGCMASPAVYDKALFLRTEANLYRIED, encoded by the coding sequence ATGCGTGTGCTGTCTTTACTCCTAGCGGTGTGTGCCTGTGCAGTACCCACACTGGCCGCGGAGAACTGGCCCGAGTTTCGCGGCCCACGCGGCGACGGCACCTCGACGTCCGTGGGGCTGCCGACCGAGTGGAGCGAGACCGAGCACATCAAGTGGAAGACGCCGATCCACGATCGCGGCTGGTCTTCGCCGGTCATCTGGAACCAGCAGATCTGGCTGACCACCGCCACGCGCGACGGCAAGCAGTTGTTCGCCGTGTGCGTCGACCGCGACACCGGCAAGATCACGCACGACCTTCTGCTGTTCGAAATCGCCGAGCCGCAGTTCTGTCACGCCTTTAATAGTTACGCCTCGCCGACGCCGGCCATCGAAGAGGGACGCGTGTATGTCCATTTCGGATCGGCCGGCACCGCCTGCATCGACACCGAGACCGGCAAGACCCTATGGACGCGACAGGACTTGCCGTGCAATCACTTTCGCGGCGCCGGCTCGTCCCCCATCCTTTACGGCAACTTGCTGGTCGTGGCCTACGATGGATTCGATTTCAATTATGTCGTCGCCTTCGACAAACGGACGGGCAAGACCGCCTGGCAGCGCGACCGCAACATCGCTTATGAAAACGATGATGGTGACCAGCATAAGGCCTATTGCACGGCGCAAATCATCGAGGTCGACGGCCGGCCGCAACTGGTTTATCCGAGCGCCGGCGCGACGATCGCTTATGAACCGAACACGGGCGAAGAGATCTGGCGCGTGCAGCACGGCGGCATGAATGCCGCGGCGCGCCCGCTCTTTGGCAACGGCCGACTGTACCTGAACACCGCCGATGGCGGCTTCAAGCTGTTCGCCCTGCGCACCGGCGGCACCGGGGACGTGACCGATACGCACGTCGAATGGAAGTGCAAGGAGGGCGTTCCCAGCCGCCCCTCGCAGTTGCTCATCGGCGAGCGGATTTTCATGGTCCACGATCGGGGCGTGGCCACGTGCCTGGACGCGAATACCGGCAAGCCAATCTGGCAAAAGCGGTTGGGGGGCGATTTTTCGGCCTCGCCGGTATCGGCGGCTGGCAAGATTTACTTTCCCAGCCAGGACGGCCGCACGTTTGTCGTGGCGGCTGACGATAATTTCCAACTGTTGGCCACAAACACGCTGGATATTGGCTGCATGGCCTCGCCGGCTGTGTATGATAAGGCCTTGTTCCTGCGCACGGAGGCAAACCTGTACCGTATCGAGGATTGA